From a single Planctellipticum variicoloris genomic region:
- a CDS encoding DUF1559 domain-containing protein, which yields MAAATGSAPAANRRGFTLIELLVVIAIIAILIAMLLPGVQQAREAARRTQCRHNLMNLGIALHNYEMAFETLPPGVVNATGPILNQPVGYDVSWIAQILPYLDQGNAWKQLDLTQSVYSAANTAVREHMISGLVCPSESLPKRVTVTGSNPPIQAALTSYAGCHHDVTAPIDVDQNGVMFLNSSVRLDDVLDGTTYTIFVGEMFFDDGPQLGWLSGTRSSLRNMGTKPTNRRPTPITPIEVSLEDESVPAAGDASSAPASPPAPPADGFGSAHLGGWQALMGDGSVRFLSLSTDPGLLRRLADRKDGQLVSDF from the coding sequence ATGGCTGCTGCAACTGGCTCTGCTCCTGCGGCGAATCGCCGGGGTTTTACGCTCATCGAACTGCTGGTGGTGATTGCCATCATCGCGATCCTGATCGCCATGCTGCTGCCGGGGGTGCAGCAGGCCCGCGAAGCCGCCCGGCGGACGCAGTGCCGGCACAACCTGATGAACCTCGGCATCGCGCTGCACAACTACGAGATGGCGTTCGAGACGCTGCCGCCCGGCGTGGTCAACGCAACGGGGCCGATTCTCAATCAGCCCGTCGGATACGACGTGAGCTGGATCGCGCAGATCCTGCCGTACCTGGATCAGGGAAATGCCTGGAAGCAGCTCGACCTGACGCAGAGCGTCTATTCCGCGGCCAACACCGCCGTTCGAGAACACATGATTTCCGGGCTGGTCTGCCCGTCCGAGTCGCTGCCGAAACGCGTGACGGTGACGGGGTCGAATCCCCCCATTCAGGCCGCGCTGACCAGCTATGCCGGCTGCCATCACGATGTCACGGCGCCGATCGACGTCGACCAGAACGGCGTGATGTTTCTCAACAGCTCCGTGCGGCTCGACGACGTGCTCGACGGAACGACCTATACAATTTTCGTCGGAGAGATGTTCTTCGATGACGGGCCGCAGCTCGGCTGGCTGTCGGGGACGCGCTCGTCGCTCCGGAATATGGGAACGAAACCGACGAACCGTCGACCGACGCCAATCACCCCGATCGAAGTTTCGCTTGAAGACGAGTCTGTACCAGCGGCGGGAGACGCCAGTTCCGCCCCGGCCAGTCCGCCGGCGCCCCCTGCCGACGGTTTCGGCAGCGCGCACCTGGGGGGATGGCAGGCGCTGATGGGGGATGGCAGCGTCCGATTCCTCAGCCTGAGCACCGACCCCGGCCTGCTGCGCCGGCTGGCGGATCGCAAGGACGGGCAACTGGTCTCCGATTTCTGA